ATTCAGGGGCTGTCTCAAAAGGCAGCCCCTTTTTTTATGCCGCATTGATTATCATAGTAAGACTTATCCTGAACGGAGATAATCGCCGGGGAGGAAATCCAGTATACCCTTTTTTAACGGGAGGTTTACAGGCTTCTCGAGCTCCGGGTCGTGTTCCAGAATAATGCGCGCATCCTTTCGCGCGGTATCGAGGAGTTTTTCATCACGAAGGTAGTCGGCGATCTTTAGCTCGGGCAGCCCTGATTGACGAACCCCGAGTATCTCGCCGGGGCCTCGAAGACGCAAATCCTCCTCCGCAATCCTGAACCCGTCGTTAGTATCCGTCATAATCTTCATCCGCGCGGATGTTTCCTCGGACACCTCGCTCGCGGTCACGAGGAAACAATAGGACTGATGCATTCCCCGCCCGACACGTCCCCGAAGCTGATGCAATTGCGAAAGCCCGAAGCGTTCCGCGCTTTCAATGACAATAACCGTAGAGTTCGGGATATCGATACCGACCTCGATAACGCTGGTCGAGACCAGTATTTGCAGTTGCCCTTCGTGGAACTGCCGCATTATATCGTTCTTTTCGGACGGTTTCATTTTTCCATGCACCATCCCGATTTTCAGGTTTTTATAATATTTCTGGAGATTGAGAAACATCTCCTTCGCGGCCTTGCTCTCAAGGAACATCGATTCCTCGATGAGGGGATAGATAAAGAACGCCTGCCTTCCGCGCTCGATCTCCTTCGCGATAAAGTCCAGCATCACTTCGTATTTATTATGCGGCACCCATTTTGTTGAGATAGGGATACGGCTCTTCGGGAGTTCGTCTATCAGCGATACGTCCAGATCGCCGTACAGAGTGAGGGTCAGGGTGCGCGGTATCGGAGTGGCGGTCATTACCAGTACGTCGGGATGGTCGGTTTTCTGGGACAACGCGATGCGCTGCTCGACGCCGAATTTATGCTGTTCGTCCACAATAATCAAACTCAGTTTGCTGAATTCGACGTCCGGTGAAAACAGCGCATGGGTCCCAATAATAAAATTCGCCGCTCCGGCCTTGATCATTTCAAGCGTCTCGTTTCTCTCGGCGGCGGTAAGCGAACCGGTCAGGATTGCCGTACGGAAACCGAGCGCATCCGTGAGGGAAGTCAGCTTCTCGTAGTGCTGGACGGCGAGGACTTCGGTGGGCACCATAAGCGCGCTCTGGTATCCGTTCTCCGCGCTGAAAACCATCGCGCCGATAGCGACAGTTGTTTTACCGCTGCCGACATCCCCGTGTATCAGCCGGTGCATCGGATATTCGGATACCATATCGGCGACCGTTTCTTCCAATGCGTGGCGCTGCGCCTGGGTGGGTTCATACCCCAATTCCGTGAGGTAACGTTTCAATAGGCCGCGTTTTTCATAACGGTAGGGTTTGCGTACGGAATGAAAGAACGCGCGCTTTTTGGTAACCGCGAGCTGTATCGCGAGGAATTCCTCGAACGCCAGCCGCAGCTTCGCGCGTTTCATATCGGGCATACTCGACGGAAAATGGATATTCTGTAGAGCGAATGTTTTATCGGCAATATTATGCTGTTTGACGATATATTCGGGCAATTCGTCTTCGATCTGCGGAAGGTAAATATCGAGGGTGCTCCGCACCATCTTCCGCAATTCCTTCATATAGAGTTTTTCAGTGAGCTGGTATATCGGAAGGATAGCGCCGAAGTTCTCGGTATCCTCGCCCTCGACATATTCCTCGAAATCGAACGAACTTGCCTGTATCTCGTTGAATTTATAGATAAAGTGCGCGGTCAGCCAGTACTTCACCCCGATTTTCAGGGATTGGAGCAGGTAGGGGCGATGGAATCCGATTAAAAATGCCTGCGATTCGCCGTCCTGAACGGAAATCTTGGGATGCGGTTTCCGGTTATAAAAAATACTCTGGTGACCGGTGACAGTTACGATCACGGTGACCGGTTTGTTCTTAGTCAGGCTGTCGCGGATAGTCTCGATCTGTGTCCGGTCCTCGTAACGGAACGGGAAATAGGTCAGGAGATCGGCGACTGTAAAAAGGTCGAGTTTGGATAGAAGGGATTTCTGACGGGATGTGATATGCTTCTGGGCTCTCAGGTCGGAACGGGATAGCTCGTTCAAATACATGATTATATCCGGGACTATTCTTGCGACAAACGGAAAGTCTGTTCCTTTTTCCAGAGTTCGTTATAATAGAATCCCTTCAGGCTGAGCTTTTCCTTGAGATCGTCCGGGAACGGTATAAAGCGCCAGAAGACGTATCGCACGTCTTTATGGAGTTTCTGAATACCCTGAGCTTCCTTCGACAACCAGAGGATATAATCCTCCATAAACGTGGTCTTGATATCGCCTTTCAGCTTCTCGTTGGTAAAGTACTCATAGTAACGCCCGGTGAGGCCTTCGTCCATCCAGTGATAAGACGCGAGTTCCTTCGCGGTCTGCCAGCGGAAATCCGCGAGCGCCATCTGTATGACGAGATCGGGGATGCGTGTAAACATAGGGACGGCGATCCTTCCCTTACTGGTGGCTTTGTTGTATTTATCGTAGGGTTCCCAACAGATGCCGAAGTTTCCATATCCCGGCAGGAGAATGATATAGGGAAGAATACGGTTCGATGCCTGACGGAACGTGCGGGAGAATACCGACGAGTCCAATTTTTCGACGGCGTTTATTTTAGCGTAGGCGTTGGTTTTAAAGTTATAATCGCGGGTCTCTTTCGGGATGAATGCGGACGTGAGGATAGGGAAATGGTTTCCCTGACGTCCGACGCACATCTTGACCATCTGGCGCAATGCCCCGGCTTCGTTCTCGATAGTACGGGCGTCGGTCTCGTAAAGTTGGGCAGACGCGCTTTCACCGCCCGACGCGCCCATAATCTGCTTCTCAAGTTCGTTCACTTCCTCGAACTTGCTGGAGTAGTTATTCCGCGCTAATTGCATCTCCTTCTGGAGCCTGCGGAGCTCGCGGCTGATCTCGGGCAATTCCTCCAAACGTGCAAGCTGGTCGTCCGAGTAAATATCAGGCATCGCCAGAAGTTGTTCGTTCGGGTGATTGGTGGCGAGGTTCGCGATGGATAACAGGGTCTCTTCCATCAGCTTGCGTTTTTCAAGAAGATTCGCGTAGTTCAATTTTTCCGCTTCGGACGCGCCGACCAGGCGTTCGTATTTAGAACGGTTGCCTGACGGGTCTTCGCCGCTGCCCCCGGCTGACTGCGCCTTCCGCTTCGGCTGCTCGTCCGTCATACTGGGCTTGACTTTTCCCTCGGCCACTGCCATGAGCCATTCGTCGACGTAAAATACGGTGTTATCGGGTTCGGTTTCTTCGAGCGGGCGTCCGAGGATGAGTTTCTGATCGTCCGCGTTCAGGTAACGCATATCCAGCGTACCGTAACGGAGCAGGAGTCGTTTCTGCGCCGGGAGATTGGGGCTGATTTTTTTCGCGACCTCAATGTAAAATTGCCAGAAAGTCGACGCGAGGCGTTCCCGGTAGACTGCTTTCTCGTCTTTTTCGGTGCTGTCGCGGTATTTGACCTGAAGCGTCAAGAGGCGTTCCACCAATTCCGGATCTTCGCCCTCGAGCACCTTCTTTAAAAACCCGTCCGGCAATGCATCGTACAATTTCCCCATCGTATCCTCTTAATCTGTATTCAACTTCTACTATCTTAAAAGAAATATTCCTATTGTCAAGTATTTATTTATTAAGATTTGGCTCGGGCGGGTCTTCAGTATCTATCTTTTTATTGTCCAATTCTTTACGCATCTGGATAATCATACCGTTCACCCTCTGGAAAAGGTTTTTTATGATCACGGTATCGTAGTGATCCAGAGAGGCGCGATGCAGGATTTTATTGAGATATTTGGTGAGCCGCCATGCGGGAACTGTCCGAAAATAATCGAGGTTTTCCAGCGTACCGATGATAGTCCCGATCATTTCGTCGAACTCCTCGCGCGGCGCGGTTTCCCGCCGGAACGAGTCTGTCTCCTGAAACGCGATAAAAAGCTCATATAACGCCACCATGACGGCTTGCGACAAATTCATCGATGCGAACTCGGGGGCGGAGGGTATATAGCATAACAGGTCGCAGAGAAGGATATCCTCGTTGGACAACCCGTGCTTCTCATTGCCGAAAACTACTGCGATCGATTTATCCCGCAGGGGCCGGAGGTGTTCGGTCAGCTCGGTTAGGCTATAGTCGCGTTTTCTCCATTGTCCGATCCTCCTGCTGAACGCGATGCGGATTTCGGAGTCGTCGATTGCTTCCGGTAACGATTGCATGACTGAGGCGTTTTGGAGGATTTCACGGGCATGCACCGAATGGTTCAGGGAGTCCTCGGAGAGATGGTCGCATTTGGGATTGACGAGAATGAGCCGGTTCACCCCCGTATTCATCATCGCCCGCGCTACCGCGCCGAGATTTCCCTCCCCCTCCGGCTCTACCAGAATCACTGTTATCATAACGGTTTTCCTAAAATTCCATAAATGCTCTCTTCGAATATGGAGAGGCTGAACGGTTTATTCAGAACTTTATCGACCAGTTGACTGCCGTATGCGTTGTTGATTTCCATAGCGGAAATAGGGTCGCCGGTAGAGATAATGATTTTTAAATTCGGTTTGATTTGCCTGAGTTGTACGGCTAATTGAATCCCTGAAATGTCAGGAAGATTTAAGTCGAGAATCGCTAAAGCGATATCTTCCTTTTTCAGTACCAGCCGTTCCATAGCCTCGGTTCCGTTGAGACAGCCTATGGCGCATAATTTCATACGTTCCAAAAAGCGGGTTAACAGTGTGAGAACCATATTTTCATCATCGGCTATAAGAACATGTTTCAAATGAAATACCTCAAAATGTGATGCTCAAATTATAACATAAAAATCAAAAAGTAAAAGGTTTTATCGCCTTTAATGATATATATTATTTGCATAAAAAAATATTTCTGCTATAATGTATCGATAAAATAAATGGAGGAATACCATGTGGAATATAATCTTGGTAATTGCCACTTTGATTGTCGTAGTTCTAATTGTTTCCGGTGTGTATTTCATTTTTATGAAAAAAGTACCCAGCGGTAAAGCCAAGGCATTATTGACCGGGAGTGCGGGGATATCGATGGTTCTGATGATTGTGTTGGCGGTGGGGATGCTGACGACCGCGAATAATCGCGCCAGCGCGCAGGAAGCCGCGGGTCAGCCCGGGGCAGCGGTTCAAGCGACGACGAATATAGTCGCGCATACTCCTCCCAAAGCCCCCCTCGATCCTGTTGCCGGATTAGGATTCCTTGCGGCGGGTCTCGCTGTGGGATTGGGCTCTATCGGCGCGGGTATCGCTGTCGGTATGTCCGCATCGGCGGCATTGGGCGCTATTTCCGAGGATCCCAGCATCTTCGGTAAAAGTATTCTCTATATCGGTATGGCGGAAGGTATCGCTATATACGGTTTGATTATAGCTATTATGATACTGGGCAAATTATAGAGGTTTTATGAAAACGGTGGTGATTGGAGACAAACATACAGTTCTCCTTTTCTCCTTCGCGGGTATTGAGGGAAGGATTGTCGATAACGAGAACGAGGCGATCGAGCAGGTAAAAGACATCCGTAGGAGTAAAGATTACGGCCTACTGATTATTA
The Brevinematales bacterium DNA segment above includes these coding regions:
- a CDS encoding RNA methyltransferase, with protein sequence MITVILVEPEGEGNLGAVARAMMNTGVNRLILVNPKCDHLSEDSLNHSVHAREILQNASVMQSLPEAIDDSEIRIAFSRRIGQWRKRDYSLTELTEHLRPLRDKSIAVVFGNEKHGLSNEDILLCDLLCYIPSAPEFASMNLSQAVMVALYELFIAFQETDSFRRETAPREEFDEMIGTIIGTLENLDYFRTVPAWRLTKYLNKILHRASLDHYDTVIIKNLFQRVNGMIIQMRKELDNKKIDTEDPPEPNLNK
- a CDS encoding ATPase; protein product: MKKVPSGKAKALLTGSAGISMVLMIVLAVGMLTTANNRASAQEAAGQPGAAVQATTNIVAHTPPKAPLDPVAGLGFLAAGLAVGLGSIGAGIAVGMSASAALGAISEDPSIFGKSILYIGMAEGIAIYGLIIAIMILGKL
- the recG gene encoding ATP-dependent DNA helicase RecG, whose translation is MYLNELSRSDLRAQKHITSRQKSLLSKLDLFTVADLLTYFPFRYEDRTQIETIRDSLTKNKPVTVIVTVTGHQSIFYNRKPHPKISVQDGESQAFLIGFHRPYLLQSLKIGVKYWLTAHFIYKFNEIQASSFDFEEYVEGEDTENFGAILPIYQLTEKLYMKELRKMVRSTLDIYLPQIEDELPEYIVKQHNIADKTFALQNIHFPSSMPDMKRAKLRLAFEEFLAIQLAVTKKRAFFHSVRKPYRYEKRGLLKRYLTELGYEPTQAQRHALEETVADMVSEYPMHRLIHGDVGSGKTTVAIGAMVFSAENGYQSALMVPTEVLAVQHYEKLTSLTDALGFRTAILTGSLTAAERNETLEMIKAGAANFIIGTHALFSPDVEFSKLSLIIVDEQHKFGVEQRIALSQKTDHPDVLVMTATPIPRTLTLTLYGDLDVSLIDELPKSRIPISTKWVPHNKYEVMLDFIAKEIERGRQAFFIYPLIEESMFLESKAAKEMFLNLQKYYKNLKIGMVHGKMKPSEKNDIMRQFHEGQLQILVSTSVIEVGIDIPNSTVIVIESAERFGLSQLHQLRGRVGRGMHQSYCFLVTASEVSEETSARMKIMTDTNDGFRIAEEDLRLRGPGEILGVRQSGLPELKIADYLRDEKLLDTARKDARIILEHDPELEKPVNLPLKKGILDFLPGDYLRSG
- a CDS encoding response regulator encodes the protein MKHVLIADDENMVLTLLTRFLERMKLCAIGCLNGTEAMERLVLKKEDIALAILDLNLPDISGIQLAVQLRQIKPNLKIIISTGDPISAMEINNAYGSQLVDKVLNKPFSLSIFEESIYGILGKPL